The Streptomyces europaeiscabiei genome window below encodes:
- a CDS encoding NPP1 family protein: protein MSQALKSRKSRLGRLGRFALVAASAAALTIGLTGSAHAGVLTPLPESTTSFQKTFQPVFDYDTDGCLPVAAIDQWGNLNGGLDDSGAITGQCRDNHLGRANTYSRAKCNNGWCAIIYTLYFEKDMACTACTALSHRHDWEAAVIWIRQGASTPSYASVSAHGDYTTKNWSDVPRDGARLKVVYHKEGNFATDVGTHSFRFAGWGETAEAWSDGGWDFPRLVTWNRFPAGNNGVNLQSRMQNATWGKANFPLKDGRYNNELNAAKNGPAAGIPFDVWAAG from the coding sequence ATGTCCCAAGCACTGAAGAGCAGGAAGTCCCGCCTCGGCCGCCTCGGGCGTTTCGCGCTCGTCGCGGCCAGCGCCGCCGCGCTGACCATCGGGCTGACCGGCAGCGCCCACGCCGGCGTACTGACCCCCCTGCCCGAGAGCACCACCTCGTTCCAGAAGACCTTCCAGCCGGTCTTCGACTACGACACGGACGGCTGTCTCCCGGTCGCCGCCATCGACCAGTGGGGCAACCTCAACGGCGGCCTCGACGACAGCGGAGCCATCACCGGCCAGTGCCGCGACAACCACCTGGGCAGGGCCAACACCTACTCGCGGGCCAAGTGCAACAACGGCTGGTGCGCGATCATCTACACCCTGTACTTCGAGAAGGACATGGCCTGCACTGCATGCACCGCCTTGTCGCACCGCCACGACTGGGAAGCCGCCGTGATCTGGATCCGGCAGGGCGCGAGCACGCCCTCGTACGCGTCCGTCTCCGCCCACGGCGACTACACGACCAAGAACTGGAGCGATGTCCCGAGGGACGGGGCCCGTCTCAAGGTCGTCTACCACAAGGAGGGCAATTTCGCGACGGACGTGGGGACCCACTCCTTCCGCTTCGCCGGCTGGGGCGAGACCGCGGAGGCCTGGAGCGACGGCGGCTGGGACTTCCCGCGCCTGGTCACCTGGAACAGGTTCCCGGCCGGCAACAACGGCGTGAACCTCCAGAGCCGGATGCAGAACGCCACCTGGGGCAAGGCCAACTTCCCGCTGAAGGACGGCCGCTACAACAACGAGCTCAACGCGGCCAAGAACGGCCCCGCCGCCGGCATCCCCTTCGACGTGTGGGCCGCCGGCTGA
- a CDS encoding nSTAND1 domain-containing NTPase produces MGRPERAVDPTAGPVQLLAHRLRELRGAAGNPSYRAMAEGAGFSATTLSQAAAGERLPSLAVVLGYARACGGDPGEWEPYWKEAEAAASAVSADDEKDAPAPYRGLARFEPDDQKLFFGRDRLVAELCELMAAHRFAAVFGASGSGKSSLLRAGVVPRVREAIARRESAAVLRVFTPGARPAETYGHLLTPAADEPESWVAVDQFEEVFTLCRDEAQRARFIELLLTAREPGSRLRVLIAVRADFYARCGEHAELANALSRAGLLVGPMNADELREAVVRPAQAIGLQVERSLTATLVEEVQGRPGALPMLSHALLETWRRRKGRMLTTAAYEAAGGLNGAIAASAEEVYGQLSASQAAAARQLLLRLVEPGRGTVDTGRPLTRAELLEWSHPDVHVVVERLACARLLTVDEDGVRLAHEALIGCWPRLYGWVEQDRERLRHHRQLTEAARAWLEHDRVPCTLYRGTRLARAAEVFPGHRRDLALTEVERDFLTAAFDAREAERRAAARSTRRSRTLAGALSAVLAVALVVGLAAWREHDDNRRQHTQNTARRIAAVADGLRATDPRAALLLGAASWRIAPLPETRRALLGSLTQPELDSFSDPASGYRSQRFLADSGRTLLSVDDRTWQTWNLATRRSTGTGRLPEGEVQAAGPDARILAIAGTDGRIRLWDTRADRWTDGEPLPPGHHAFAFGAGGGGYVVADPGPDVGSGAGSGSGSGPGRVRLRSVAGGEVLFETREAGPANVVPSADGRLVAVCPVGKAPQVREIGTGRVLPGSWQRTQGLCGADSALVFGAGAQFAAVSEDGVRVWDINSGRPVAEIDDPGARYASFSQDGRFLATAGAADEIRVWRLSDPATPVLRHPLNNQRLHGGLAWDPGSPVLRYLEGSTVHTLDLVTTVTSAWRDRPMGVLLSPDGRVFATAERSGAGYQFQLRDTEDGRLVRTLQPPPPLMSRSRVGEPVDPGDTVPVMVFSPDGGRFVYGVSAPGLGAAPQRFIIWDLTRDREQTALDLATTESGTAVTALALPPDGRTLFTARTSAAGELSAEHWDTADRRRTRVATGPGLAGTRMDLSPDTEMIVGDNRVFRRSTGRSVALDLVQGDHTSAVAFSPDGSRVAAGDRTGRVALWDGDLRRRVGVLRNVFPAPLGDTPEAVSALAFSPDGQTLAVGGDAGTIQLWDTTTQQPLGDPLPSPGEPIASLAFSPDNATLYTGGGNVPLHRHPVDPTRAIAHVCARAGNEDLTRSEWDTYVPDAPYRRVCD; encoded by the coding sequence ATGGGACGTCCGGAAAGAGCCGTTGACCCGACGGCCGGCCCCGTCCAACTGCTCGCCCACCGGCTGAGGGAGTTGCGCGGAGCCGCCGGCAACCCCTCGTACCGGGCGATGGCCGAGGGCGCCGGATTCTCGGCGACGACCCTGTCCCAGGCGGCGGCCGGGGAGCGGCTGCCCTCGCTGGCGGTCGTCCTGGGGTATGCGAGGGCGTGCGGCGGGGACCCCGGCGAGTGGGAGCCGTACTGGAAGGAGGCCGAGGCGGCGGCCTCGGCGGTTTCCGCGGACGACGAGAAAGACGCGCCGGCGCCGTACCGGGGCCTCGCCCGCTTCGAACCGGACGACCAGAAGCTGTTCTTCGGCCGCGACCGGCTGGTGGCGGAGCTGTGCGAGCTGATGGCCGCGCACCGCTTCGCCGCCGTGTTCGGCGCCTCCGGCAGCGGCAAGTCCTCGCTGCTGCGCGCCGGGGTCGTCCCCCGGGTCCGCGAGGCCATCGCGCGGCGGGAGAGCGCGGCGGTGCTGCGGGTGTTCACGCCGGGCGCCCGACCGGCCGAGACGTACGGACATCTACTGACCCCCGCGGCGGACGAGCCGGAGAGCTGGGTGGCGGTCGACCAGTTCGAGGAGGTCTTCACCCTCTGCCGGGACGAGGCGCAGCGGGCCCGCTTCATCGAGCTGCTGCTGACCGCCCGGGAACCCGGCTCCCGGCTGCGGGTACTCATCGCCGTACGCGCCGACTTCTACGCCCGCTGCGGCGAACACGCGGAACTGGCGAACGCGCTGAGCCGCGCCGGGCTGCTGGTCGGCCCGATGAACGCGGACGAACTTCGCGAGGCGGTGGTACGGCCCGCGCAGGCGATCGGTCTCCAGGTGGAACGGTCGCTGACCGCGACGCTCGTCGAGGAGGTCCAGGGCCGGCCCGGCGCGCTGCCCATGCTGTCGCACGCGCTGCTGGAGACCTGGCGGCGCCGCAAGGGCCGCATGCTGACGACGGCAGCGTACGAGGCGGCCGGCGGCCTCAACGGTGCGATCGCGGCGAGCGCCGAGGAGGTGTACGGGCAGCTGTCCGCGTCACAGGCCGCCGCCGCCCGGCAGCTGCTGCTGCGGCTGGTCGAGCCGGGCCGGGGCACCGTCGACACCGGGCGCCCCCTGACCCGGGCCGAACTCCTGGAGTGGTCCCACCCCGATGTGCACGTGGTGGTGGAGCGGCTCGCCTGCGCCCGGCTCCTGACCGTCGACGAGGACGGCGTGCGCCTCGCCCACGAGGCGCTGATCGGCTGCTGGCCCCGGCTGTACGGCTGGGTCGAGCAGGACCGCGAACGGCTGCGCCACCACCGGCAGCTCACCGAGGCCGCCCGTGCCTGGCTGGAGCACGACCGCGTCCCCTGCACCCTCTACCGGGGCACCCGGCTGGCCCGCGCCGCGGAGGTCTTCCCCGGCCACCGCCGCGACCTCGCGCTCACGGAGGTCGAACGGGACTTCCTCACCGCCGCGTTCGACGCTCGTGAGGCGGAGCGCCGGGCCGCCGCCCGCTCCACCCGCCGGTCCCGGACACTGGCCGGCGCGCTCTCGGCGGTCCTCGCGGTGGCGTTGGTCGTGGGCCTCGCCGCCTGGCGGGAGCACGACGACAACCGGCGACAGCACACGCAGAACACCGCCCGCCGCATCGCCGCGGTGGCCGACGGCCTGCGCGCCACCGATCCCCGGGCCGCCCTGCTGCTGGGCGCCGCTTCCTGGCGCATCGCCCCGCTGCCCGAGACCCGTCGGGCTCTCCTCGGTTCCCTCACCCAGCCCGAACTGGACTCCTTCAGCGACCCCGCGTCCGGCTACCGCTCCCAGCGCTTCCTCGCCGACTCCGGCCGCACCCTCCTCAGCGTCGACGACCGCACCTGGCAGACCTGGAACCTGGCCACGCGCCGCAGCACCGGCACCGGCCGCCTCCCCGAGGGCGAGGTCCAGGCGGCCGGCCCGGACGCCCGGATCCTGGCGATCGCCGGTACCGACGGCCGTATACGTCTGTGGGACACCCGTGCCGACCGCTGGACCGACGGCGAGCCACTGCCGCCCGGCCACCACGCGTTCGCCTTCGGCGCCGGCGGCGGTGGTTATGTCGTGGCCGATCCCGGACCCGACGTCGGCTCCGGGGCCGGCTCAGGCTCCGGCTCCGGACCCGGCCGCGTACGGCTGCGGTCCGTGGCGGGCGGCGAGGTGTTGTTCGAGACGCGGGAGGCCGGTCCGGCGAACGTGGTGCCGAGCGCCGATGGCCGGCTGGTGGCAGTGTGCCCCGTCGGGAAGGCCCCGCAGGTCCGGGAGATCGGCACCGGACGTGTGCTGCCGGGCTCGTGGCAGCGGACCCAGGGCCTCTGCGGTGCCGACTCGGCGCTGGTGTTCGGCGCCGGAGCCCAGTTCGCCGCCGTCTCCGAGGACGGGGTACGGGTGTGGGACATCAACTCCGGACGCCCGGTCGCCGAGATCGACGATCCCGGTGCGCGGTACGCCTCCTTCAGCCAGGACGGCAGGTTCCTGGCGACCGCCGGTGCCGCCGACGAGATCCGGGTGTGGCGGCTGTCGGACCCCGCCACGCCCGTCCTGCGCCACCCCCTGAACAACCAGCGGCTCCACGGCGGCCTCGCCTGGGACCCCGGCTCACCCGTCCTGCGCTACCTGGAAGGCAGTACGGTCCACACCCTCGACCTGGTGACGACCGTCACCTCCGCCTGGCGCGACCGGCCCATGGGCGTGCTGCTCAGCCCGGACGGCCGGGTGTTCGCCACCGCCGAACGATCCGGTGCCGGCTACCAATTCCAACTGCGCGACACCGAGGACGGCCGCCTCGTCCGCACCCTTCAGCCCCCGCCCCCACTCATGTCCCGCTCCCGCGTCGGGGAGCCGGTCGACCCTGGGGACACTGTCCCGGTGATGGTGTTCAGCCCCGACGGCGGCAGGTTCGTCTACGGCGTCTCCGCCCCCGGCCTGGGGGCCGCTCCCCAGCGGTTCATCATCTGGGACCTGACCCGCGACCGCGAACAGACCGCGCTGGATCTGGCGACGACCGAGTCCGGCACGGCGGTGACCGCCCTCGCCCTCCCCCCCGACGGCCGCACCCTCTTCACCGCCCGCACCTCGGCCGCCGGCGAGCTGAGCGCCGAGCACTGGGACACGGCCGACCGTCGCCGGACGAGGGTCGCCACCGGGCCCGGCCTGGCGGGTACCCGCATGGACCTCTCCCCGGACACCGAAATGATCGTCGGCGACAACCGCGTCTTCCGCCGGAGTACCGGTCGGAGTGTCGCGCTGGACCTCGTCCAGGGCGACCACACCAGCGCTGTCGCCTTCAGCCCCGACGGCAGCCGCGTGGCGGCGGGCGACCGTACGGGCCGGGTCGCCCTGTGGGACGGCGACCTGCGCCGCCGCGTCGGCGTCCTGCGCAACGTCTTCCCGGCCCCGCTCGGCGACACCCCCGAGGCGGTCAGCGCCCTCGCCTTCAGCCCCGACGGCCAGACCCTCGCAGTCGGCGGCGACGCCGGCACGATCCAGCTCTGGGACACGACCACCCAACAGCCCCTCGGCGACCCGCTCCCCTCCCCCGGCGAGCCCATCGCCTCCCTCGCCTTCAGTCCCGACAACGCCACCCTCTACACCGGCGGCGGCAACGTCCCCCTCCACCGCCACCCCGTCGACCCCACCCGCGCCATCGCCCACGTCTGCGCCCGCGCCGGGAACGAGGACCTGACGAGGAGCGAGTGGGACACGTACGTACCGGACGCGCCGTACAGAAGGGTGTGCGACTGA
- a CDS encoding SCO2583/SCO2584 N-terminal domain-containing protein, whose product MPEQDDDEREFDIRWADNAEHKEPSARARMLAARWKENPPAPQPFRADPGPAGPRRSSWVSTVIVFGCMAGLIALIGYVNYRSSY is encoded by the coding sequence ATGCCCGAACAGGACGACGACGAGCGCGAGTTCGATATCAGGTGGGCGGACAACGCCGAGCACAAGGAGCCCTCCGCACGGGCCCGGATGCTCGCCGCGCGCTGGAAGGAGAACCCGCCGGCACCCCAGCCCTTCCGCGCCGACCCCGGCCCGGCCGGACCGCGCCGGTCCTCGTGGGTGTCGACGGTGATCGTCTTCGGATGCATGGCGGGACTCATCGCGCTGATCGGCTACGTCAACTACCGGTCGTCGTACTGA
- a CDS encoding phosphotransferase family protein encodes MERDDQRWAATRTWVDKQLQEGRTVRNWADLRGGWTSRMRRLTLDDGTGLVLRSFVKPFFRMHAPGLLNREAAILTLLAPYDDIPTPRLYAVDPAAELTDHPSLLMSLLPGSVRVEEDADLEARLDLLAGQLARIHAVVPEERPRTYQAWTSPERVTTPGGPLWERAVDVIRREAPSYQGCFLHRDFHPGNVLFTGSGAGGDLRISGVVDWVETSWGPADLDVAHCSTTLALLYGAEYGAGFRERYEARGGRQLDQAQDHLYWRLLDALAYAPDAEKLAVPWRELGRTDLTPEVLGARLEAYVGGLLERYV; translated from the coding sequence ATGGAACGTGACGATCAGAGGTGGGCGGCGACCCGCACGTGGGTGGACAAGCAGCTGCAGGAGGGCCGCACCGTACGGAACTGGGCGGATCTGCGCGGTGGTTGGACCTCGCGGATGCGTCGGCTGACGCTCGACGACGGGACGGGTCTTGTCCTGCGGTCGTTCGTGAAACCGTTCTTCCGGATGCACGCTCCGGGGCTGTTGAACCGTGAGGCCGCGATACTCACACTGCTCGCGCCGTACGACGACATCCCGACGCCCCGCCTGTACGCCGTCGACCCGGCGGCCGAACTCACCGACCATCCCTCTTTGTTGATGTCCCTGCTGCCGGGATCGGTGCGGGTGGAGGAGGACGCCGACCTGGAGGCGCGGCTGGATCTGCTCGCCGGGCAGCTCGCCCGGATCCACGCGGTCGTACCGGAGGAACGGCCTCGTACGTACCAGGCCTGGACCTCGCCCGAGCGGGTCACCACGCCCGGTGGGCCGTTGTGGGAGCGGGCCGTGGACGTGATCCGGCGGGAGGCGCCGTCCTACCAAGGATGCTTCCTGCACCGGGACTTCCATCCGGGGAACGTCCTGTTCACGGGCTCGGGCGCGGGCGGGGATCTGCGGATCAGCGGGGTCGTGGACTGGGTGGAGACCTCGTGGGGGCCGGCGGATCTTGACGTGGCCCACTGCTCGACCACGCTGGCGTTGTTGTACGGGGCGGAGTACGGGGCCGGGTTCCGTGAGCGGTACGAGGCGCGGGGCGGGCGTCAACTGGACCAGGCCCAGGATCACTTGTACTGGCGGCTGCTGGACGCGCTGGCCTATGCGCCCGACGCGGAGAAGCTCGCGGTGCCCTGGCGGGAGCTGGGGCGGACGGATCTGACGCCGGAGGTGCTGGGGGCGCGGCTGGAGGCGTATGTGGGCGGGCTGTTGGAGCGGTACGTCTGA
- a CDS encoding DUF2252 domain-containing protein, whose translation MTTSADRARQGRNARKQAPRSAHATWIPSVDRSDPVAVLERQGRDRLPELLPIRYGRMSVSPFAFLRGGAAVMAADLAAQPHTGLTVQLCGDAHLLNFGLYASPERALQFDLNDFDETYPGPFEWDVKRLAASVAVAARENGHAEADARAAAYGAAAAYRRTMRKLAGEGELAVWYTSVDADRLLPLVRSGRRRRRLESSLGRARRRTSLHALGKLTETVDGQRRILHDPPLLEPAGASDMAALRKIFSDYRSTLAEERRLLLDRYRFADAARKVVGVGSVGTRCFIVLLVGRDADDLLFLQIKEAGRSVLEHHLPRGPYDHPGHRVVAGQRLLQAASDIFLGWLTGPQGRAYYWRQLRDTQGSADVAGMPPDDLRAYARLCGTTLARAHARSGDRVAIAAYLGAKDTFDHALADFALRYADQTVRDHAALGAAVAAGVVTATPNV comes from the coding sequence ATGACCACGTCGGCGGACCGGGCCCGGCAGGGCAGGAACGCCCGGAAACAGGCGCCGCGCTCGGCGCACGCCACCTGGATTCCCTCCGTCGACCGTTCCGACCCCGTCGCCGTGCTCGAACGCCAGGGCCGGGACAGGCTGCCGGAGTTGCTGCCCATCAGGTACGGCCGGATGTCGGTGTCACCGTTCGCCTTCCTGCGCGGCGGGGCCGCCGTCATGGCGGCCGACCTGGCCGCCCAGCCGCACACCGGCCTCACCGTGCAGCTCTGCGGAGACGCGCACCTGCTCAACTTCGGCCTCTACGCCTCCCCGGAACGCGCCCTGCAGTTCGATCTGAACGACTTCGACGAGACGTACCCGGGCCCCTTCGAGTGGGACGTGAAACGGCTCGCGGCCTCCGTCGCCGTGGCCGCACGCGAGAACGGCCACGCGGAGGCCGACGCCAGGGCCGCCGCGTACGGGGCGGCCGCCGCGTACCGCCGGACGATGCGGAAGCTGGCGGGGGAGGGCGAACTCGCCGTCTGGTACACGAGTGTCGACGCCGACCGGCTGCTGCCGCTGGTCCGCTCGGGCCGTCGCCGACGGCGCCTGGAGTCGAGCCTCGGCCGGGCCCGCCGCCGCACCAGCCTGCACGCCCTCGGCAAGCTCACCGAGACCGTCGACGGACAGCGCCGCATCCTCCACGACCCGCCTCTGCTGGAGCCCGCCGGCGCCTCCGACATGGCGGCCCTCCGCAAGATCTTCAGCGACTACCGCTCCACCCTCGCCGAGGAACGCCGACTCCTTCTCGACCGCTATCGCTTCGCCGACGCCGCCCGTAAGGTCGTTGGTGTCGGCAGCGTCGGCACCCGCTGCTTCATCGTCCTGCTCGTGGGCCGTGACGCCGACGACCTGCTCTTCCTCCAGATCAAGGAAGCCGGCCGGTCCGTTCTCGAACACCATCTCCCCCGCGGCCCGTACGATCACCCAGGGCACCGTGTCGTCGCAGGCCAGCGGCTTCTCCAGGCCGCCAGTGACATCTTCCTCGGCTGGCTGACCGGCCCCCAGGGCCGCGCGTACTACTGGCGTCAGCTCCGCGACACACAGGGCTCGGCGGATGTCGCCGGCATGCCCCCGGACGACCTCCGCGCCTACGCCCGCCTCTGCGGCACCACCCTCGCCCGCGCCCACGCCCGCTCCGGCGACCGTGTCGCCATCGCCGCCTACCTCGGCGCCAAGGACACCTTCGACCACGCCCTCGCCGACTTCGCCCTCCGCTACGCCGACCAGACCGTCAGGGACCACGCCGCCCTGGGCGCGGCGGTCGCGGCGGGCGTGGTGACGGCGACACCGAACGTGTGA
- a CDS encoding winged helix DNA-binding domain-containing protein gives MGDGRRYVGVAERRARLGLRQRLAGSVRAAGPEEVADALVALHGSDPATVHLAAGARLAEPGRTVAETERALYADRSLVRMHGMRHTVFVFPTGLTAVVHASTGITVAAKERAKLLKDMAVAGAPDAAWLKEVEESALAALARIGEATASELAEDEPRLRQRFVYAAGKSYEGTHTVSTRLLKVLGVEGRVVRGRPLGSWTSSQFRWAVAPAHPELDVAEAQASLLGRWLAACGPATEADLKWWTGWRVTEVRRALAAIGARTVTLDEGTGYVTADDEEPVDDAAEPWAALLPALDPTAMGWQRRDWYLAPELRPALFDYSGNVGPTVWWNGRVIGGWAQRSDGEIVWRLLDTEGVGREAEEAIRAEAARLRGWVGDTRVTPRFRTPLEKELA, from the coding sequence ATGGGTGACGGGCGGCGGTATGTCGGGGTGGCCGAGCGGCGGGCGCGGCTGGGGCTGCGGCAGCGATTGGCCGGATCGGTACGGGCGGCGGGCCCGGAGGAGGTGGCTGATGCGCTGGTCGCGCTGCACGGCTCGGATCCGGCGACCGTGCATCTCGCGGCGGGCGCGCGGCTCGCCGAGCCGGGGCGGACGGTGGCCGAGACCGAGCGGGCGCTGTACGCGGACCGCTCGCTCGTCCGGATGCACGGCATGCGGCACACCGTGTTCGTGTTCCCGACCGGTCTGACCGCCGTGGTGCACGCCTCGACCGGCATCACGGTCGCCGCGAAGGAGCGGGCCAAGCTGCTGAAGGACATGGCGGTGGCCGGGGCCCCGGACGCGGCCTGGCTGAAGGAGGTCGAGGAGTCGGCGCTGGCCGCACTGGCCCGCATCGGCGAGGCGACCGCGTCCGAACTCGCCGAGGACGAACCGAGGTTGCGGCAGCGGTTCGTGTACGCGGCCGGGAAGAGCTACGAGGGGACGCACACCGTCTCGACGCGACTGCTGAAGGTGCTGGGGGTGGAGGGCAGAGTCGTCCGGGGTCGGCCGCTCGGGTCCTGGACGTCGAGCCAGTTCCGCTGGGCGGTGGCCCCCGCGCACCCGGAGCTGGACGTGGCGGAGGCCCAGGCGTCCCTGCTGGGCCGGTGGCTGGCGGCCTGCGGCCCGGCGACCGAGGCGGACCTGAAGTGGTGGACGGGGTGGCGTGTCACCGAGGTCCGCCGGGCGCTGGCGGCGATCGGCGCAAGGACCGTGACGCTGGACGAGGGCACCGGGTATGTGACCGCCGACGACGAGGAGCCGGTTGACGACGCCGCCGAGCCCTGGGCCGCCCTCCTGCCCGCCCTCGACCCGACGGCCATGGGCTGGCAGCGACGCGACTGGTATCTCGCCCCTGAACTCCGGCCCGCTCTCTTCGACTACAGCGGCAATGTCGGCCCGACGGTGTGGTGGAACGGCCGGGTGATCGGCGGCTGGGCCCAGCGGTCCGACGGGGAGATCGTATGGCGGCTGCTGGACACGGAAGGGGTGGGGCGGGAGGCCGAGGAGGCGATCCGTGCGGAGGCTGCGCGGCTGCGGGGGTGGGTGGGGGATACCAGGGTCACGCCGCGCTTCCGGACGCCGCTGGAGAAGGAGTTGGCGTGA
- a CDS encoding DUF4360 domain-containing protein, with the protein MVRGLLLGGAVAALFASALPAQAESPFEDPPPDKIVIKVATVNGSGCPQGTAAVAVSPDNTAFTVTYSDYLAQVGGGAPSTAFRKNCQLNLIVHVPGGFTYAIASVDYRGFASLQRGASGIEKASYYFQGSPDTASRTHTFNGPYEDNWQATDETDWAQLVWAPCGVERNFNINTELRVNRGSSPASSTSFMTMDSTDGDISTIYHLAWKECPAK; encoded by the coding sequence ATGGTTCGTGGTCTCCTCCTGGGCGGCGCAGTGGCCGCCCTCTTCGCCAGTGCGCTTCCCGCGCAGGCCGAGTCCCCGTTCGAGGACCCGCCCCCGGACAAGATCGTCATCAAGGTCGCCACGGTGAACGGCTCCGGCTGTCCCCAGGGCACGGCCGCGGTCGCCGTCTCACCGGACAACACCGCGTTCACGGTGACCTACAGTGACTACCTCGCGCAGGTCGGCGGCGGCGCCCCGTCCACCGCGTTCCGCAAGAACTGCCAGCTCAACCTGATCGTCCATGTCCCCGGCGGCTTCACCTACGCCATCGCCAGCGTCGACTACCGAGGCTTCGCCTCGCTGCAGCGCGGCGCGAGCGGCATCGAGAAGGCCTCGTACTACTTCCAGGGCTCCCCGGACACGGCCTCAAGGACCCACACGTTCAACGGCCCGTACGAGGACAACTGGCAGGCCACGGACGAGACCGACTGGGCCCAACTGGTGTGGGCGCCCTGCGGGGTCGAGCGCAACTTCAACATCAACACCGAGCTGCGGGTCAACAGGGGATCGTCGCCGGCCAGCAGCACGAGCTTCATGACCATGGACTCCACCGACGGTGACATCAGCACGATCTATCACTTGGCGTGGAAGGAATGCCCCGCCAAGTGA
- a CDS encoding arsenate reductase family protein: MEIWINPACSKCRSAISLLDAEGADYTVRRYLEDVPSEDEIRAVLDRLGLEPWDITRTQEAAAKELGLKEWARDADSRDRWVKALAGHPKLIQRPIITAEDGTAVVARTDEAVREALSR, translated from the coding sequence ATGGAGATCTGGATCAATCCGGCCTGTTCCAAGTGCCGCAGCGCGATCAGCCTGCTCGACGCCGAGGGCGCCGACTACACCGTCCGCCGCTACCTGGAGGACGTCCCGAGCGAGGACGAGATCCGCGCCGTACTGGACCGGCTCGGTCTCGAACCATGGGACATCACCCGCACCCAGGAGGCCGCCGCCAAGGAGCTCGGCCTCAAGGAGTGGGCGCGGGACGCCGATTCACGCGACCGGTGGGTCAAGGCGCTCGCCGGGCATCCGAAGCTCATTCAGCGGCCGATCATCACCGCGGAGGACGGCACGGCGGTGGTGGCCCGCACGGACGAGGCGGTACGGGAAGCTCTGTCCAGGTAG
- a CDS encoding RlpA-like double-psi beta-barrel domain-containing protein has protein sequence MSRRRTLGTKKKVALFVTAAAVAGGGAFAMAATSNAAQSAAESSVCQGLATALGNNERFIADQKAKPDAQSAARIANREAVIAQIKVQQGASDCVVGESAQDSQAAQPPAQPAQPSAPAAETGGSAQDPQGDEAAGNAGGAGNAGGAGNAGAGEQVCNGSTVTLSGEGGAPAASSNEFPAGTKLRVTNLDNNKSTTVEVTSVSGSCVLLNNSAFEQVREPGKFLIRRALIEKVG, from the coding sequence ATGTCGCGTAGGAGAACGCTCGGCACGAAGAAGAAGGTCGCGCTGTTCGTGACCGCGGCGGCGGTGGCGGGGGGCGGGGCCTTCGCCATGGCGGCCACGTCGAACGCGGCGCAGTCCGCTGCGGAGTCCAGCGTCTGTCAGGGACTGGCCACCGCGCTCGGCAACAACGAGCGGTTCATCGCGGATCAGAAGGCGAAGCCCGACGCCCAGTCGGCGGCCCGGATCGCCAACCGCGAGGCGGTCATCGCCCAGATCAAGGTCCAGCAGGGCGCGTCGGACTGCGTGGTCGGGGAGTCGGCTCAGGACTCCCAGGCCGCACAGCCGCCCGCACAGCCCGCACAACCGTCCGCGCCGGCCGCGGAGACCGGGGGGTCGGCTCAGGACCCCCAGGGCGACGAGGCCGCGGGGAACGCGGGCGGTGCCGGAAACGCGGGCGGCGCGGGGAACGCCGGGGCCGGCGAGCAGGTCTGCAACGGCTCCACCGTCACCCTCTCCGGTGAGGGCGGTGCCCCGGCCGCGTCCAGCAACGAGTTCCCGGCCGGTACGAAACTGCGGGTGACGAACCTGGACAACAACAAGTCCACGACCGTCGAGGTCACCTCGGTCTCCGGCAGTTGTGTCCTGCTGAACAACTCCGCCTTCGAGCAGGTCCGGGAACCCGGCAAGTTCCTGATCCGCCGCGCGCTGATCGAGAAGGTGGGGTGA